TGAATTTCTGATACATTTCCAGAACTCTATGAAAATTTCTTTCAATTCTTTCTCTGACTCTTCTGATACCCAATTTTCTTTTATCTGTAGTCTGTGTTTTTGCCAACTGCTCAGCATGTCTCATTAAATCATCAGAGTTTAGAAACACATCTTCTATCTGAACCTCATAGGAGGGTCTGTTCTTTAAAACAATTCCAATCAGGGCAGCAACAATGGCAATTAAAGTTATTATCAGGAGAATTAATATATTATTCATATATGTATATCACCATTAATCTTAAAAATTTTAAAACAAAAAACTAAACATTCAATAATTATGTTTCCCTAAAATTGAATCTTTAGTCATTTGGTGAAATACATATTTAATTTTAAACTAATTCCCTTTAAGAATTGAGCTTGAAATATCTTTATTGTTCTTATCGTAAAATTTAAGCTCACTATTTTCAAGGTTTGATTTTATATTTTTGAAAGTGCAGATATAATAATCACTGTCAGATATTTCATTACTGTACTTTTTACCTTTAAGCTCCAAAACAAGTGTTTTAGCCATTCTATTTGTATTATAACCATAAAAAATCACCATCGGCTCACTTTTATCATCAGAGTAAGATGCTACACCAAAATTTTTGTTGCTTGATGCAGAAGATACGTTTCTATATAGGCCCTTAATGAAAGTAGCTTTTGAAATTGTGATTCCCAAATATTTCTTATCGGATTTCTCCTTAGAATAATTATATAAAACTATTCTCATACCATCATATGTTGAAGACTTAACAACCTTAAAACCGCTAACTTTGCTATGTTCGACCCTTTCAACATAGGATTCCAAGCTTGAATCCGAGGCATAAAACGGCCGAATAAATAAAAACAAAGTAATAATTAACCCGACTAGAATTATTATAGATATTATTAAAATGAGGTTCTTTTTCCTATAATTACTAACAACATTGTTCAAGATATTATCCCCCTATTTAATAGAATTATATGGTTTTTATGTAATAACATTACATTATAATTATCGGACTTTCTAGAACAAACTTTAATTTGTATCCCTCACAGCTTCTTGACAATACAGCATTTTTTAATATATGGTATTATAAGCTATCAGAATTCATCAATTTAACGGAGGCACTCATAATGCAACAGGACCATATTTCATGGCTTTATAAATATTTATTGGAAACATACCAAAGTCCCATACTTGAAAATTTTCTTCAGCTTGAAATAGTTGAGATGGCTGAAGGAAAATTTATATGCAAGACAAAAATTCTTGACAAGCATTGTAATATTTATGGCTTTGTCCATGGAGGGACTCTGGCTTCATTATCTGATATAGTTATGGGTGTTTCTTGTATTACACTTAAAAAGAGAGTTGTTACAATAGATATGAACAACAGCTATATAAAAAATTCACCTGTAGGCTGCAGCCTTACTGCGGTAGGCGAGGTAATAAGTAATGGTAAAACCATTATGAGAGCCTCCGGTCAGATATTCAACGAAGATCAACAGCTTCTTGTACGGTCACAGGCATCATATTTTGTAACAGGTAATTTTTGTGAAAACGACTATCCCCGTATTAAATAAAAAAATGCCTCAGTGATTTATTTAAATCACGGGACATTTTCAACATATACCAACAATTCAATATTTGTAGGAGGGTTTGCTTATGAAATCAAAATCAAACTGCGACTGCTGTATCAATTACCTTTACGATGAAGAATACGGCAGTTATTATTGTCAGGTCAATCTGGATGAGGACGATATGCTGAGGTTTATGACAAAATCCTTTGACAGTTGTCCCTACTTTCAATTTAACGATGAGTACAAAACCGTAAGAAAGCAAATCTGAATTTTTACGGTTTTCCTGTAGTCAGGATGTTTTTGGCCCTGTCCACCTCTTCCTGTGTAGGGGAAGGAACTCCCTCCAGGGGATATTGTACGTTCAGCTTCTCCCATTTTGCCTTTCCCATTATGTGATATGGAAGAACCTCTATTTTCTCTATATTTTTAAATCCCTTTAAATAATTGTATGCTGCCAGCAAATCCTCTTCACCATCTGTATAACCCGGTATAAGCACATATCTTATCCAAACAGGTTTTCCGATTTCACCCAGGTAGGTTGTAAACAGCTTGATACGCTTATTCTCCACTCCTGTCAATTCCAAATGCTTCTGTGCATTTGCCTGCTTTAAATCAAGAAGAACAAGGTCTGTATACTCTAGTGTGTCCTTTACATCTTCCACATTGACGTAGCCGGAAGTGTCCACAGCGGTATGTATCCCAGCTTCACGACATAATTTAAATAGTTCCTTTACAAATTCATGCTGAATTAAAGGTTCTCCCCCGCTGACTGTTATTCCTCCATGAGAGGCATCTATAAAATTCCTGTATTTCTGGATTTCCTTCAACACCTCTTGAGGACTGTACAGTTTTGCACCCTCTGAACTCCATGCATCTCTGTTGTGGCAGTACTTACAGCGAAGCGGGCAGCCCTTCAGAAACACAATAAATCTAATTCCGGGACCGTCCACGGTCCCAAATGTCTCAAATGAATGTATCCTCCCTTTAATCTCCACTGAAATTACCTCCTTAAACTATAAACCAAAGTAAGTACTCTTATTACAACAGTTTAGAACAGATTCTGCGGGATATGCTTTTTTAGCTAGCATACCCCACGGAATACTGCTGACTATATATTTTCATGTATCGTTCTGTTAATTACATCTAGCTGCTGTTCCCTCGTCAATTTTATAAAGTTTACCGCATAGCCGGATACCCTGATTGTGAGCTGTGGGTACTTTTCAGGATGATCCATTGCATCCAGCAGCATTTCTCTCTCAAATACATTGATATTAATGTGATGTCCGCCTTCTTTAAAGTAAGAGTCAAGCAGTGACACAAGGTTGTTGATCCTTGTATCTTCCTCTTTTCCAAGTGCCTTTGGTACTATTGAAAAAGTGTATGATATACCGTCCTGTGCAAACTGGTAAGGCAGCTTTGAAATGGATTTAAGAACTGCAAGTGCACCGTTCAAGTCTCTTCCGTGCATTGGGTTTGCACCCGGTCCGAAGGGTTCTCCCGCTTTTCTTCCGTCAGGTGTATTACCTGTCTTAGCTCCGTATACAACATTTGATGTAATAGTCAGTATTGAAAGGGTAGGAACAGAGTGCCTGTAGGTTCTCTGCTTTTCCAGCTTCTCCATAAAGCTTTTTACCAGCATTACGGCTATATTGTCTACACGGTCGTCGTTATTTCCAAATTTCGGATAATCACCTTCTATGTCATAGTCAACGGCAAGCCCCTCTTCATTTCTTATTACCTTTACCTTTGCATATTTAATTGCACTCAGAGAATCCGCAACTACAGATAATCCTGCTATTCCGCAGGCCATTGTTCTTAATATGTCCTTGTCGTGCAAAGCCATCTGTAGTCTTTCATAAGCGTACTTGTCATGCATATAGTGTATTATATTCAGAGTGTTGATGTAAAGTCTTGCAACCCATGTTAGTACTGCGTCGAACCTCTTTATTACATCATCATAATCAAGATATTCAGTCTCAATAGCCTGCATTATAGGTCCTACCTGAACGCCCGATTTTTCATCACGCCCCCCGTTAATTGCATACAACAAAGCTTTCGCCATATTGCAGCGGGCTCCGAAGAACTGCATCTGCTTTCCTATTCTCATGGCTGAAACACAGCATGCTATGCCGTAGTCGTCTCCCCAATAATACCTCATTATATCATCGCTCTCGTATTGGATAGAGCTTGTATTGATAGAAACATATGAGCAGTATTTCTTAAAGCCATCAGGCAGATGCACCGACCAAAGCACCGTCATATTGGGCTCGGGTGCATGACCCAGATTAAATAGGGTATGCAGCATTCTGAAGGAATTCTTCGTTACCAGAGTACGTCCGTCAAGACCCATACCTCCAATGCTTTCGGTTATCCATGTAGGGTCACCTGAGAACAGTTTCTCATACTCTGGAGTTCTCAGGAATCTTACTAATCTAAGCTTCATAACAAAATGGTCAACAAGCTCCTGTGCCTCTTCTTCGGTAAGTGTCCCCTCCTTCATATCCCTTTCTATATAAATATCAAGGAATGTTGAAACTCTTCCAAGACTCATAGCCGCACCATTCTGCTCCTTTACTGCTCCGAGGAAACCGAAATACAACCATTGAAATGCTTCCTGTGCGGTTTCAGCAGGCCTTGAAATATCAAAGCCATACATTTCAGCCATTTGCTTTAAGTACTCAAGAGCTTTTATCTGACTTTTTCTTTCTTCCCTTTCCTGTATGGTTTCACTGTCCATGTAATCCATTTCTAGGCTTGTAAGTTGTTTTTGCTTATCTCCGATAAGCCTGTCAACCCCATACAGTGCAACTCTTCTGTAATCACCGATTATTCTTCCTCTACCGTATGCATCAGGAAGCCCGGTTATAATACCTGCTTTTTTCGCCCTCATCATTTCGGGAGTATAGACATCGTAAACACCGTCATTGTGAGTCTTCCTATATTCAGTAAATAGCTTTACAACACTTTCGTCAATCTTTTTGCCGTAGGCCTCTCCGCCCTTTACTACCATCCTGATACCACCGAAAGGCATTATACCCCTTTTTAGAGGTTTATCCGTCTGCAATCCTACAATCTTTTCCAAATCCTTATCAATATATCCGGGTTCATGCGAAGTGATAGTTGATATTATTTTGGTATCAACATCGAGAACTCCTCCGTTCTCTCTTTCCTCGTCAAGGATACCACTGACTTTTTTCCAGAGTTTTTGAGTCTTTTCAGTAGGGCCTTTTAAAAAGGAATCATCTCCTTTATATGGTATATAATTATTAATAATAAAATCCCTTACATCTATTTCCTCGGACCAATTTCCGTTTTTGAAATATCTCCATGGATCCATGGTAAGCACCTCTTTTTTTATATTGTATTAATATATTTATACCCAAAATAAGAAGTGAAAACCGACAAAACTACTGGGAATTTATAGCACGCACATTTAAAAGCTTCATCCAAAGTGGACGAAGCTTTTAAATGCTGTTTCAGCGTCATATATACTATTTTTTATTATTTGCTTTGTTTTCCATATTTAACCTATTTCGGACTTAATGTAGATTTATATTTTGACTAGCCATGATAAATTGTATATGCGAGATGGAAAATGGTTTCCTCATCTCTTACATTTGTATTATCGCTCAAATATGCCTGAACACCGCATACATCGAAATAATGGTAGGATCTAGTTGAAACGTACATTTCACCACCCACTCCCGAAGGCAAACCAATTGAAACGTCGAATCTGCCGGAAGAGTCCGTTAAACTAGTACCGGTTCTAACAGCACATGAAGGTGTGTTATTTCTATCCCAGTACGGATTGTAATACATTCCCGTAACTCCGACTCCTGCAACCGCATATGTAACATTTGTAGCTGGGTCCTTTACCGTAGCATACCCGGAAATTGTTAATGTTCCTGTGCCTGTTCTGAAGTGAGCTCCATAACCCGGATAATTAACTACATTATTCAAACCTTCTGTTCCGTTTAAATCTGTAATTGTAATAGTGTCTGCTCTTAATATCGGAGTTACTGTCAACGTATAGTTCTGAATATCTGTATCATTATATTCTTCCATGGTTTTTGCATTGCTGACTCTTATATAATATGTTCCGGTGCCGACAGAAAAATTATTTCCATTTGAAGATACTGCCTGCATTGCAAACCCTGCTGATGCAGCATTTTTATATATCTGAACTGAACAGGTATTAGCAGACGGAGTAGTGGCAGTAATCTGCAATTTGTCATATATTCTGCTGCTTGGAACTGTAACAACATACCAATCGTTATCTATTGGTGAACTTAAGTTTCTTGCGTTGATATATGCTCCGCCCGTTCCATATGTAAATGCAAGTGCCTGACTTGCTTGCTCATCTATTTCATAGTTATCACAAGCACCGCTTACTGAATAATCTAATGTAAATGCTTCGCTTACACTTCCGCCATTTGAAGAATGAACATACAAATAGTATGTAGCTGTTGCATCACCTGATGTTATATATCCCAGAGCTTCCGGCAATGTTCCGTTGGTTCCGTTAATCTGTGTAAAATACTCTGAGCCGCAAAGAATATTTCCTTGTGAATCAAGCAAATACAAATCATAATCCAAATTAGGATTAGCAGGAGTTGTCAACTGTGCTTGAAGGTATATTCCCGGCTGCAAACTTAAAGAATATAATTCTGCATCACTAGTAGCAGTTAAATAGCCACTTACAGTTCCTGCCACTACTGTTGATTGAGCCGTTACGGCTGACTCGGAAGCTGCTACTTTTGCTGTCCCTGTGCCATTCTGCAGGTGCCCCTTCTTGGCACTTGAAATATCAACTTTTTTTTCCAGCTTTGTAGGCTTCTCTGTGTTTTTAGTAGAAATCAATTTTGTAACCTGTTCAGCTTCCTGACTCTTAATTTCTTTATTTGGTGCATACTCAACATGCATTTTTGATTCCGTTTTTTCTGCTGCAAGTACGTTCATTGGACAAATAATAGCTAAAGACATTGAAACAACCATCAGAAATGATAGCAATTTATTTTTATTAAATTTCATATAAAATCTCTCCTTGTTGTATATAGTTAGTCGTCCGACTATCTTGAAGTTATCAAGGAAAACCCTTTACTTAGCAAATATTATCTCTAAAAAAGCAGTACAGTTCAGCTGATTATCAGCAGTACAGTACCCTCCCTTCATTGTCATACTTACATCATGACCTGAACACTGTACTTTCTGATTTTACCAACTGCTCAAAATATTGTCAATATATTCCATATATGTAATTTGTTTATAATTCAATCTCTTTACCTTCTGAATGACAAAAAGGTATTTTATATCAAATCGATATAAAATACCTTTAAAGATTAAGCACAATTATTTACTGTTTTTGAGCTTCTCCATTATAAATTTCTCCGCAAAGTCTTTACTAAACGGAAGAACAATCCTTTCTGTTCCTGAAACAAGAACCGTTTGCTTTTTTCCGTCCTTATCCTCGGTAATAACCTTTGCATTTTTTGAGCTGATAGTACGCTCCTGTCCCATAAGCTTTAAGGTAGCTGTACCATTGTCTACCGTAAAACTGGGAAGATTAAAATAGACTACTGCTCCAATTGCTATGACCGCAATAAGTATGCCAAGTTTCAGCAGTTTTTTTGCCACTTTTGCAATAATAAATAATACCAGTATAACTACAATAATTGGAACCAAGAAAGATGCATTTAAAATACCGAGTCCCTTTAAAATCTCCATTATTTTTTCCTCCAAAATGTAAAAATCATAAACCTTTTATTACTTCTACCACTACATGCTATTTTCCTTCTTTGATAAATTTCTGATATTTCAGCATCTGACCGTTTTCCCAAGGTCTATAATTATTGGCAAAGTCCACTCTGGATTT
This genomic stretch from Ruminiclostridium cellulolyticum H10 harbors:
- the pflA gene encoding pyruvate formate-lyase-activating protein produces the protein MEIKGRIHSFETFGTVDGPGIRFIVFLKGCPLRCKYCHNRDAWSSEGAKLYSPQEVLKEIQKYRNFIDASHGGITVSGGEPLIQHEFVKELFKLCREAGIHTAVDTSGYVNVEDVKDTLEYTDLVLLDLKQANAQKHLELTGVENKRIKLFTTYLGEIGKPVWIRYVLIPGYTDGEEDLLAAYNYLKGFKNIEKIEVLPYHIMGKAKWEKLNVQYPLEGVPSPTQEEVDRAKNILTTGKP
- a CDS encoding PaaI family thioesterase; this encodes MQQDHISWLYKYLLETYQSPILENFLQLEIVEMAEGKFICKTKILDKHCNIYGFVHGGTLASLSDIVMGVSCITLKKRVVTIDMNNSYIKNSPVGCSLTAVGEVISNGKTIMRASGQIFNEDQQLLVRSQASYFVTGNFCENDYPRIK
- the pflB gene encoding formate C-acetyltransferase; translation: MDPWRYFKNGNWSEEIDVRDFIINNYIPYKGDDSFLKGPTEKTQKLWKKVSGILDEERENGGVLDVDTKIISTITSHEPGYIDKDLEKIVGLQTDKPLKRGIMPFGGIRMVVKGGEAYGKKIDESVVKLFTEYRKTHNDGVYDVYTPEMMRAKKAGIITGLPDAYGRGRIIGDYRRVALYGVDRLIGDKQKQLTSLEMDYMDSETIQEREERKSQIKALEYLKQMAEMYGFDISRPAETAQEAFQWLYFGFLGAVKEQNGAAMSLGRVSTFLDIYIERDMKEGTLTEEEAQELVDHFVMKLRLVRFLRTPEYEKLFSGDPTWITESIGGMGLDGRTLVTKNSFRMLHTLFNLGHAPEPNMTVLWSVHLPDGFKKYCSYVSINTSSIQYESDDIMRYYWGDDYGIACCVSAMRIGKQMQFFGARCNMAKALLYAINGGRDEKSGVQVGPIMQAIETEYLDYDDVIKRFDAVLTWVARLYINTLNIIHYMHDKYAYERLQMALHDKDILRTMACGIAGLSVVADSLSAIKYAKVKVIRNEEGLAVDYDIEGDYPKFGNNDDRVDNIAVMLVKSFMEKLEKQRTYRHSVPTLSILTITSNVVYGAKTGNTPDGRKAGEPFGPGANPMHGRDLNGALAVLKSISKLPYQFAQDGISYTFSIVPKALGKEEDTRINNLVSLLDSYFKEGGHHININVFEREMLLDAMDHPEKYPQLTIRVSGYAVNFIKLTREQQLDVINRTIHENI
- a CDS encoding DUF6472 family protein → MKSKSNCDCCINYLYDEEYGSYYCQVNLDEDDMLRFMTKSFDSCPYFQFNDEYKTVRKQI